One genomic segment of Salinigranum rubrum includes these proteins:
- a CDS encoding DUF1684 domain-containing protein encodes MSTTDPPADWRDAVEGERAKKERFFRDGPRSPLPPELTGEDFPGLDYYDPDPSYRYELDLYEHDDVEEVTVGTSAEGERTYLRWGEFRFEVDGEAVTLQAYRPADGSDRLWVPFRDETSGEETYGAGRYLDLEPDHHRVGGRWVLDFNRAYNPTCAYNPAYECPLVPMENWLDVRIEAGERDFPGHDVAE; translated from the coding sequence ATGAGCACGACGGATCCACCGGCGGACTGGCGAGACGCGGTCGAAGGGGAGCGAGCGAAGAAGGAGCGGTTCTTCCGCGACGGGCCGCGGTCGCCGCTCCCTCCCGAACTCACGGGCGAGGACTTTCCGGGGTTGGACTACTACGACCCCGACCCGTCGTACCGGTACGAACTCGACTTATACGAACACGACGACGTCGAGGAGGTGACGGTCGGGACCTCGGCCGAGGGCGAGCGGACCTATCTCCGCTGGGGCGAGTTCCGGTTCGAGGTCGACGGCGAGGCGGTGACCCTCCAGGCGTACCGGCCGGCGGACGGGAGCGACCGGCTCTGGGTGCCGTTCAGAGACGAGACCAGCGGCGAGGAGACGTACGGTGCGGGGCGGTATCTCGACCTCGAACCCGACCACCACCGCGTCGGCGGTCGGTGGGTGCTCGACTTCAACCGGGCGTACAACCCGACGTGCGCGTACAACCCCGCCTACGAGTGCCCGCTGGTTCCGATGGAGAACTGGCTCGACGTCCGGATCGAAGCGGGCGAGCGCGACTTCCCCGGCCACGACGTGGCCGAGTGA
- a CDS encoding carboxymuconolactone decarboxylase family protein, which yields MSYTNQLSEFKETMGDLIGEAPELEQFAGFIHLAEATNAIDNKTKELISLAIGVVVRCDHCILWHTDAALEAGASHEEVIDALKVAVVMGGGPAMTYAVDAYEVLCALEAERAE from the coding sequence ATGTCGTACACGAACCAACTGAGCGAGTTCAAAGAGACGATGGGCGACCTCATCGGGGAGGCGCCCGAGCTAGAGCAGTTCGCGGGCTTCATCCACTTGGCCGAAGCGACCAACGCCATCGACAACAAGACGAAAGAGCTCATCTCCCTGGCCATCGGGGTCGTCGTCAGATGTGATCACTGCATCCTCTGGCACACCGACGCGGCGCTGGAGGCGGGCGCGAGTCACGAGGAGGTCATCGACGCGCTGAAGGTCGCCGTCGTCATGGGTGGGGGTCCGGCGATGACGTACGCGGTCGACGCCTACGAGGTGCTGTGCGCACTCGAAGCGGAGCGGGCGGAGTAG
- a CDS encoding helix-turn-helix domain-containing protein, giving the protein MPDSMRDQLAQDMTCESLLECFHGLKALDRTVFGVLTRRDEPLTVDEIAEAVDRERSTAYRSVQRLCDAGLVDKEQVNYRDGGYYHVFEPTDADVIADRMQRMLNDWYARMGGLIGEYRETYEDGPVRVTAER; this is encoded by the coding sequence ATGCCGGATTCGATGCGCGACCAACTGGCGCAGGACATGACGTGTGAGAGCCTCCTCGAGTGTTTCCACGGACTCAAAGCGCTCGACCGTACGGTGTTCGGTGTGCTCACCCGACGCGACGAACCGCTCACCGTCGACGAGATCGCCGAGGCGGTCGACCGCGAACGGTCGACGGCGTACCGGTCGGTGCAGCGTCTCTGCGACGCCGGTCTCGTCGACAAAGAACAGGTGAACTACCGGGACGGCGGCTACTACCACGTCTTCGAACCGACCGACGCCGACGTGATCGCCGACCGGATGCAGCGGATGCTCAACGACTGGTACGCCCGGATGGGCGGCCTCATCGGCGAGTACCGTGAGACGTACGAGGACGGCCCCGTTCGCGTGACCGCCGAGCGGTGA
- a CDS encoding DUF2270 domain-containing protein — translation MSADTDADETQQSSPRLDEGPDPWVGTGLLDADMGPSSALAHLYRGELHRTKLWRERLDRTTNWAVLVLAGLLTWAFSNEANPHYVLLVGNLAVGLFLRIEARRYRAYDSWRSRVRSLQRNVWAPGLDPTRDLANERWREALAEDYARPTLKITTEEAVAHRLRRVYLPLFALLNGAWVLRITAFTGVAWPASASIGGIPGVVVTVVVALLMLGAVVVSVRPRTWHASDELREENLRRDRETEWP, via the coding sequence GTGAGTGCTGACACCGACGCGGACGAGACCCAGCAGTCGTCCCCGCGCCTCGACGAAGGTCCGGACCCGTGGGTCGGCACGGGACTCCTCGACGCCGACATGGGACCGAGTTCGGCGCTCGCACACCTGTACCGGGGCGAACTCCACCGAACGAAACTGTGGCGCGAACGACTCGACCGGACGACGAACTGGGCCGTCCTGGTGCTGGCGGGGCTTCTGACCTGGGCGTTCTCGAACGAGGCGAACCCTCACTACGTCCTGCTCGTCGGCAACCTCGCCGTCGGCCTCTTCTTGCGCATCGAAGCCCGCCGGTACCGCGCGTACGACAGTTGGCGGAGCCGCGTCCGCTCGCTCCAGCGGAACGTCTGGGCGCCCGGCCTCGACCCGACGCGTGACCTCGCGAACGAACGCTGGCGCGAGGCGCTCGCCGAGGACTACGCCCGTCCGACGCTCAAGATTACGACCGAGGAGGCGGTCGCCCACCGGCTTCGCCGGGTGTACCTCCCGTTGTTCGCGCTCCTGAACGGGGCGTGGGTGCTCCGCATCACCGCGTTCACGGGCGTCGCCTGGCCCGCGAGCGCCAGTATCGGGGGGATTCCCGGCGTCGTCGTCACCGTCGTCGTCGCCCTCCTCATGCTCGGTGCCGTCGTCGTCAGCGTCCGGCCACGGACGTGGCACGCGAGCGACGAACTCAGAGAAGAGAACCTCCGTCGGGACCGCGAGACGGAGTGGCCGTGA
- a CDS encoding YeeE/YedE family protein, whose protein sequence is MTGLALQVAAELFPRGVTQYVVGGVMVAAGIAVIYLGTAIIPGNSTFLETTLSYVSNLSRLNQPKYLASRDWRVVFALSIVAGAAVWGLLLDPGTFTTEVQPWRLFGGGVLVGIGTRIGKGCTAGHGVCGLGSASRTSLVNVVLFVGVAILTAAVVAALGVTP, encoded by the coding sequence ATGACTGGACTCGCGCTCCAGGTCGCGGCCGAACTGTTTCCCCGTGGCGTGACGCAGTACGTGGTCGGCGGTGTCATGGTCGCCGCCGGCATCGCCGTCATCTACCTCGGGACCGCGATCATCCCCGGCAACAGCACGTTCCTCGAGACGACGCTCTCGTACGTCTCGAACCTCTCCCGGCTGAACCAGCCGAAGTACCTCGCCTCCCGTGACTGGCGGGTGGTCTTCGCGCTCAGCATCGTCGCGGGCGCGGCCGTCTGGGGGCTCCTGCTCGACCCCGGCACCTTCACGACCGAGGTCCAGCCCTGGCGGCTGTTCGGCGGCGGCGTCCTCGTCGGCATCGGCACGCGCATCGGGAAGGGATGTACCGCCGGACACGGCGTCTGTGGGCTCGGCTCCGCCTCTCGAACGTCGCTCGTGAACGTCGTCCTCTTCGTGGGTGTCGCCATCCTCACCGCGGCGGTTGTCGCCGCTTTGGGGGTGACGCCATGA
- a CDS encoding sulfurtransferase TusA family protein produces MSSNIDVTETLDVKGQNCPMPVIKTKGAMDGLAAGDVLEVVATDSGSMSDIKGWADSTEGVELVDQVEGDGVYTHYVRKTE; encoded by the coding sequence ATGAGCTCGAACATCGACGTGACCGAGACGCTGGACGTGAAAGGACAGAACTGCCCGATGCCCGTCATCAAGACGAAGGGGGCGATGGACGGCCTCGCCGCGGGCGATGTGCTGGAGGTCGTCGCGACCGACAGCGGGAGCATGAGCGACATCAAGGGGTGGGCCGACTCCACGGAGGGAGTCGAACTCGTCGATCAGGTCGAGGGCGACGGCGTCTACACCCACTACGTCCGCAAGACGGAGTGA
- a CDS encoding DsrE/DsrF/DrsH-like family protein: MSTDTPQRADDTQQADGDVDVDIDERGDAEVHARIDELEAELADLRSAVEDRPKKMVIIATKGTLDMAYPPLILASTAAAFGYDVTVFHTFWGLEILHEEHASKLKLSSVGNPNMPMPNAVAALPGMDELSSRMMRKRIADNDVASVEELVQTALDSGVDLQACQMTIDLLGYDEEDFFSGVTVGVGAATAFQEMVDADIQLLV, translated from the coding sequence ATGAGCACGGACACCCCACAGCGGGCGGACGACACCCAGCAGGCCGACGGCGACGTCGACGTCGACATCGACGAGCGGGGGGACGCGGAGGTCCACGCCCGTATCGACGAACTCGAAGCGGAACTCGCCGACCTCCGCTCCGCGGTCGAAGACCGCCCGAAGAAGATGGTCATCATCGCGACGAAAGGGACGCTCGACATGGCGTACCCCCCGCTCATCCTCGCGTCGACGGCGGCCGCCTTCGGCTACGACGTCACCGTCTTCCACACGTTCTGGGGGCTCGAAATCCTCCACGAGGAGCACGCCTCGAAGCTGAAGCTCAGTTCGGTCGGCAACCCGAACATGCCGATGCCGAACGCCGTCGCGGCCCTCCCGGGGATGGACGAACTGAGCAGTCGGATGATGCGCAAGCGTATCGCCGACAACGACGTCGCCTCGGTGGAAGAACTCGTCCAGACGGCCCTCGACAGCGGCGTCGACCTCCAGGCGTGTCAGATGACCATCGACCTCCTCGGCTACGACGAGGAGGACTTCTTCTCCGGCGTCACGGTCGGCGTCGGCGCGGCCACCGCCTTCCAGGAGATGGTCGACGCCGACATCCAGCTGCTGGTCTGA
- a CDS encoding pyridoxamine 5'-phosphate oxidase family protein codes for MIRSTARALDQAGIDSFLESQSTGTLSLAKENDSYAIPVAYTYAPETRDLYFRLGYAPGSRKREYIETTDVATFVVAAPTDAGWKSVVARGRLEHRNTVEDLSRHRLPGEAVSQADRELRIPFYHVFEAPSETVFALVRLDVTELTGVVEAGTDD; via the coding sequence ATGATACGTTCGACGGCACGCGCGCTCGACCAGGCGGGGATCGATTCCTTCCTCGAGAGCCAGTCGACCGGCACCCTCTCGCTCGCGAAGGAGAACGACTCGTACGCCATCCCGGTCGCGTACACCTACGCGCCCGAGACCAGGGACCTCTACTTCCGACTCGGCTACGCCCCCGGGAGCCGCAAGCGCGAGTACATCGAGACGACCGACGTCGCGACGTTCGTCGTCGCCGCCCCGACGGACGCGGGCTGGAAGAGCGTCGTCGCGCGGGGGCGACTCGAACACCGGAACACGGTCGAGGACCTGTCCCGACACCGCCTCCCGGGCGAAGCAGTCAGCCAGGCCGACCGCGAGCTACGGATTCCGTTCTACCACGTCTTCGAGGCGCCGTCGGAGACGGTGTTCGCGCTCGTCCGCCTCGACGTGACGGAGCTCACGGGCGTCGTCGAGGCCGGCACGGACGACTGA